GGGCGCGTAGAAATTCGAGAGCGATTGCCGCCCGGCCGCATTGAGATTTCATAATGATCCGGGGTCGCGGGACCGGCAGTTCGCAACCGCTCAGCCGCGCAGGATCTTCTCCATCGCCTTCCCCTTGGCGAGTTCGTCGATCAGCTTGTCGAGAATGCGGATTTCCTTCATCAGCGGCTCCTCGATCGTCTCGACCCGGATGCCGCAGATTACGCCCGTGACCAGTTCCCGCGCGGGATTGAGCCGGGGCGCCTTTTCAAAGAAATCCTCGAAATTCGTTTCCTTCGCCAGCTCGGCCTCAAGCTGTTTCTGATCATAGCCTGTCAGCCAGCAGAAAATCTCGTCGACCTCGACCTTCGTCCGCCCCTTCTTCTCGGCCTTGGCGATATAATGCGGATACACGCTCGCGACGCTGATCGAATAGATGCGGTGTTTCGTCATCCGCCAACTCCTACGGCGTCGGGGTGCGCCCTATCCCATCACCCACTGCCGCCGCGAGTAACCCTGCGCCCACAGCAGCGCGGTCAGATCGTGATGCCGGATCACCGCCGCCGCCGCTTCGCCCGCCGCCGGGTGCGGATAATATCCAATCCCCAGCCCCGCGCTCGTAATCATCGGAATGTCGTTCGCACCGTCGCCGACCGCCAGCGTCTCGGCGAGCGGCAGCCCATGCCTAGCCGCCTCGGCCTTCAGCGTTTCCAGCTTCGTCGCGCTATCGACGATCGGCTCGCGCACCTTGCCGGTCAGCTTGCCGCCGGCAATCTCCAACTCGTTCGCGATCACCTTGTCGAACCCGATCGCTTCGCCGACCGGCCCGGCAAAGGCAGTAAAGCCGCCCGAAATCAGGATCGAATGCGCGCCATGCGCCTTCATCGTCTGCACCAAAGTGCGCGCACCGCGCGTCAGCCGCACGCGCTCCATCCGGCAATCGACCAGCGTTGATTCGGGCATTCCGGCCAGCAGCCCGACGCGCTCCTCCAGCGCGGCGCGAAAATCGAGTTCGCCCTTCATCGCGCGCTCGGTGATCGCCGCGATCTGCGGCTTCAGCCCGGCATAATCCGCGAGTTCGTCGATGCACTCGACGGTGATCATCGTCGAATCCATGTCGGCAATGATCAGCTTTTTCGTTCGGTCGCCCAGCGGCTGGACGACGATATCCAGCGCGCCATGGTCCATCAGCGCCAATTCCTTGCGCGCGCTGACCAGGCTGCCCTGGAATACGATATCGGCGGCGTCATGCTCGTCGAGCCAGTGCGGGGCGCCGACATCGTGCCCCGTCGCGGCGAGCCGGTCGATCCCTTCGCGAACCACCTCGTCGGTCAGCTTTCCTGCTGCTATCAGCGTCGCGACGAACATGGCATCTCCTTCTTTCTCGACCGCCGGTGCGCGGCTGCCCGTGGCACTTATCGCCGGACCCACCGCCAGCGGCAAGAGCGCTTTGGCGGTCGCACTCGCAAAATCTCTTTGCGAGGCGGGGCGTGATGCGATCGT
This DNA window, taken from Sphingopyxis sp. YR583, encodes the following:
- a CDS encoding DUF2200 domain-containing protein, whose amino-acid sequence is MTKHRIYSISVASVYPHYIAKAEKKGRTKVEVDEIFCWLTGYDQKQLEAELAKETNFEDFFEKAPRLNPARELVTGVICGIRVETIEEPLMKEIRILDKLIDELAKGKAMEKILRG
- the serB gene encoding phosphoserine phosphatase SerB, giving the protein MFVATLIAAGKLTDEVVREGIDRLAATGHDVGAPHWLDEHDAADIVFQGSLVSARKELALMDHGALDIVVQPLGDRTKKLIIADMDSTMITVECIDELADYAGLKPQIAAITERAMKGELDFRAALEERVGLLAGMPESTLVDCRMERVRLTRGARTLVQTMKAHGAHSILISGGFTAFAGPVGEAIGFDKVIANELEIAGGKLTGKVREPIVDSATKLETLKAEAARHGLPLAETLAVGDGANDIPMITSAGLGIGYYPHPAAGEAAAAVIRHHDLTALLWAQGYSRRQWVMG